ACCATTGTGGGCAAAATTCAGTCATCGGTCGAAAATTTTATCGGTGACATGCCAACAGTTGATGACATCACCTACAGCTGTATTAAAAGAAATCCCGTAAAAAAGAGCACCGCACCACAAGAGGCCGAAATTGTAGAATAAGCCGGGAAATCAGCATAATAGTATTACGCCTGTAATCGACAAGTGCTGTTTATCGTTGGAGAACTTGTTGTTTTGACTCGGGCATTCTTTTGGTAAAACAGCCTGAGCTGATTGTATCACAAGAAAGTGATTCAGGTCACACTTTGAACACCCCTTTCCGAAAGATCCGGAATCTTCCTCCTTTATGCTGAGTGAGCAAGCATAAAAAAAACGGACAACCCCAAGTGCTGATTTCAACAGCATTCGGATTGCCCGCTTTTGCGTTACTCCGGATAATTGTCCAGTTGGCTTAGCCCGGCCTTACTCGACCCAGGCCTCCACATCTTCAATGACTTCCGCGAATTCGAGTCCGTCGCGGGTTTTGCTCAGGTGCACGTCGAAGACGGCCTTTTCCTCGCCGCTGCGGCGGATGAGCAGCTTCGCGAGCTCGTTCACGACTTCCTTCTGAATCAGGCGCTTGAGGGGGCGCGCGCCGAAGGTCGGGTCGTAGCCACGTGCCGCGAGCCAGTCCTTCACGCTGTTGGGCACCCGAAGCTCGACACCGTTGCGCTGCAACAGCTTGTGTACGCGCCCGAGTTGAATATCCACCACCTTGCGCAGGTGATCGCGACCCAGCGGATGGAACACAATCACGTCATCAATGCGGTTCAGGAACTCCGGACGTATCGTCTGCTTGAGCTGCGCGTAGAGCTCGTTTTGCAGGCGCTCGTACTCGCTTTCATCGAGCTCGCCGCCTTTTTGCTCAATCCGCTGCTGAATCAGGTGCGAACCGATGTTGCTCGTCATGATGATGATGGTGTTCGTGAAGTTCACGGTCACGCCCTTGTTGTCGGTCAGGCGGCCCTCATCGAGCACCTGCAGGAGCACGTTGAAGACATCAGCATGCGCTTTTTCGATTTCATCTAACAGCACTACCGAGTAGGGCTTGCGGCGCACGGCCTCGGTGAGCTGACCGCCTTCGTCGTAGCCCACATAGCCCGGAGGCGCCCCGATGAGGCGGCTCACGCTGTGCCGTTCCATGTACTCGCTCATGTCGATGCGTACCATCGCGTTCTCGTCGTCGAAGAGGTAATCGGCAAGGCTGCGCGCAAGCTCGGTCTTGCCCACGCCGGTTGAGCCGAGGAAGATGAACGAACCGACCGGTCGCCCTTCATCCTGCAGTCCGGAACGCGAGCGCCGCACCGCATTTGAGACCGCCTCGATCGCCGGATCCTGCCCGATCACGCGTTTGTGCAGGTGTTCCTCCATCATGATGAGCTTCTGCCGCTCGCTTTGCAGCATGCGGCTCACGGGGATGCCCGTCCAGCGGCTGACAATGTCGGCGATTTCTTCAGCATCGACTTCCTCCTTGAGCATGGCCTTGTCTTTTTGCTGCACCGCAAGCTGTTCTTTGGTCAGCTGCAAATCCCGCTCAAGCTGTGTGACCGTGCCGTAGCGGAGCTCGGCTACTTTCTCGTAGTTGCCCGCACGTTCGGCGCGCTCGGCCTCAAGCTTCGCGGTTTCGACGGCCTGCTTCAGCTCCTGCGTTTTTTTGATCAGCTCGCGCTCGGCGGACCAGTGCGCTTTCAGGCTGTTCTGCTTCTCGTTCAGGGCCGCAAGCTCACGGGCGATGGCTTCGAGCTTCGCGGTGTCGTTTTCGCGTTTGATGGCTTCCCGCTCAATCTCGAGCTGACGAATCTGACGCTCAATGCTGTCGAGCTCCTCGGGCAGCGAATCAATTTGGATGCGCAGCCGCGAGGCCGCCTCATCAATCAGGTCAATCGCCTTATCGGGCAGGAAACGGTCCGAAATGTAGCGGTGCGAAAGCTCCGCCGCCGAAATAATGGCCGCGTCGGTGATCCGCACCCCGTGATGCAGCTCGTAGCGCTCCTTGAGGCCCCGCAGGATGGAAATCGTATCCTCCGGGCTCGGCTCACCCACAAACACCGTTTGCAGACGCCGTTCAAGCGCCTTGTCTTTTTCGATGAACTTCCGGTACTCGCTCAGGGTCGTTGCCCCGATCGCGCGCAGCTCGCCCCGCGCAAGAGCCGGCTTCAGGATGTTGGCCGCATCCATCGCGCCCTCAGAGGCGCCCGCGCCCACAAGCGTGTGGATTTCATCAATAAACAGGATGATCTCCCCGGCGGCTTCGGTCACTTCCTTCACCACCGCTTTGAGGCGGTCTTCGAACTCCCCGCGGTACTTCGCGCCGGCAATGAGCGCGCCCATATCAAGGGAGAAAATCCGCTTGCTCTTGAGGTCCTCGGGCACGTCGCCGGTCACAATCCGCAGCGCGATACCTTCCGCGATGGCGGTTTTACCCACGCCCGGCTCGCCAATCAGCACGGGATTGTTCTTCGTCCGTCGGTTTAGAATCTGCATCACCCGCCGGATTTCCTGATCGCGGCCAATCACCGGATCAAGCTTGTTGCGCTCGGCCAGCTCGTTCAGGTCGCGCGTGTACTTCTGCAGCGACTGATACCGGCTTTCCGCATTCGGGTCGTCCACCCGATTGCTGCCGCGCACCTCCTTGAGCACGTTCATCACCTGATCCTTGGTCAGGCCCTGATCCTTCAGCAGCCGCGAGGCCGTGAAATTGTGCTCCATAATCCCGAGCAGGATGTGCTCCGAGCTGATATAATCATCACCCATTTTGGACGCCAACTTCGCCGCCGTATCGAGCAGCGCCTTGGTGTCGTTGCCGGGATACTGACCCGAAACCGAGGCGCCCTTCACGGTCGGCAGTTTCGCAAGATGCTCGCCCAGCTTTTGGATCACATAATTCGGGTCAATACCCGCCTTCTTGAGCAGCGTGAGGCTCAAACCCTCCTTATCATCGAGCAGGGCCGCGAGAATATGCTCCGGCTCCACCGCCTGCTGCTGACGGTCCGCCGCTTTCTGAAACGCCGCCTGCAGCGCCTCTTGTGCCTTGATGGTAAACTTATTGAGATTCATTTTCTTCAGATAGTCTTAAAAATAGAATGTTTTTCTTTCGGGAAGTTCATTTCCAAATCCATTCCAACACCGCCACTGTGCCGAATTTACACGCCACCTGCCAACAACACCCAAACACTCCCCAAACGTGTCAGCCACTCACCTCTTCCCCCTGCCATTTATCCTCCGAAGCTGACCAAACGTCTGTAAGTGCAACAAAATCCGGCTGGGGACAGGGGACAGAGGATAGAGGACAGAGGACAGAGGACAGAGGACAGAGGACAGAGGACAGAGGACAGAGGACAGAGGACAGAGGACAGAGGATAGAAAACTAATCTCCGTTTTCGTTCTCACAAACAAAAAAATAAACAGGTCATCGTATGTTAGTTGAGAGGCAAGGATCAGCTGTTTTGGATAAGACACCTACAATCTTAACTTGTACGCAAATCTGAAGGTGAAATCACGTTGGCACCCTGTTTTCTGTCATCTCGAACGCTTCTCATTTGGTGGGAGCCCATCGAAGCCGCGGCTGCTGAACAAGCACGGGATTTGTGATTGCTACAATAATGCTATCCCTTCGGGATTGTGGGACGTAGATCCGGATACCGGAAGCTGTATTTCGGCAATGCTCAGTTCACCCAAAGTCTGTGGCTTATTATTTAAACCAATCAAGATTTACCGCATTACACCTTCGTACTGTTCCCAATTTTATGCGCACGTAAAAGGCATGGCGGTTGGTTCAGCAAAATGCCATCAACCCTGAAAGGGTGAAATGATTGTAGCAAAATGGAATCCGCAATGCATAAAACCCCGAAGGGGTGGCATTATAACCGCAGGGAATAATTTCACCCCTTCGGGGTTTTTTATTGTTTGGGATGCGTAATTGCTACAATAATGCCATCCCTTCGGGATTGGGAAGAGCTGCTGTCGGATGCCCCAAACTCGCTCCTGTTATCCGATAAATCCTGTTCAACAAACAACGAGGCTGGAATAGCGCACTCCGCCCATTCCACCGCCAAGCTCCGTGAGCCAAATGGGTTCCAAGCATTCCCCGACTCCGTGCCCGTCACACCCCGCCCCGTCAGCTTGTGGGCCGTTACTGATTTCGGGGATTTGTGTAGTTGCATGCCGCTGATGATGTCTTTCCCGGGGGCACCCCTCTCAAGAGGGGAATTACCACATCCCAAATAATAACAGTATTATAGCCCACAATAAAATCCCACTAAATCTCACCCGATCCCCAAAATCCGCGTTCCAACAACGCAGCACCCTTCGCGCCCTTCGTGCCTCCTTTGCGCCCTTCGCGTTAAAATCTATCGAAGTCCACTATCCAATCCACGCCAATCCCACCAAACCCCCAAAACCCGCGTTCCAACAACGCCGTACGGCTTGGCGAGGGACCCTAAGCCATCCGGGCTCTGATGTTTTCCCGCCTCCGTGCCCGTCACACCCCAATTCAGCAGGATGTCAGGAAAAAAAACACATCATACCATTGTCCACATCCCCAATTATTTCAATATGTTACAAAACACTGAAAAACTGACATACTGACATACTGACTACCCCCGCACCTCCCTGATTTCCAAATAACGGTCCAATTTCACATCCTCCGCCCAGAACTCAATCAGATCAAACTCCTCTCCCGGTTCCCGCTTACGAAACAGCCCCAGCGCTTCGTCAAACCACACTATCGCCCTGTTAAGCTCGTGTTTTTTAAACCGAAAATCCTTCAGGTAATCAACACCAAAAAGCTTCTTAAAATGCAGCACATACACCAGGTGATACATATTGAGAACCGACATCATGTCCGCCGGCAAATTTTTCGAAAAATCATTTTTATTAAATTCATAAATAAGATAATCAATCTTAGCCTTAAGGGTTATAAAAAGAAAAGGCCTGAACGTCTTATAGCGTTGGTATAAGGTTTCGTTGATAATTACGAACAGAGCTGTTTCCGTAACGGTTAGTTGCAGTAACCTTACAGCCGAAAACAGATTTTCCTCAAATTGATCTAAGTCACTTCTTCTTGCTTTTTTTGCAAAAAACTTCGTGAACCTACCAACATATTTGAACACCTTGTCAAGAGGTAAAGAAAACACCCTGTAGACCGAATCTTTCACGGCTGCCTCAGAAAACTCGAGGTGTATTAACTGAGACATCATCATATATAAAGACGTGAATTTGCTGTCCATGTACCGGATAAGATGATAGTCCCTTCCATGAGCAGCTGCCCGCTCCAGTCCCGGCATAAATTCCGGGTTTTCTTCCTCATAAAGATCAAAACGTATATCAACACCAAGTTTTGATACCATCTCGTCCTTAATCTTGTCTGTAAAGTCATCCCAATCAACCCCCTCGCTATAGTTTTCGGCGCTCTTCGCAGCCATTTTTACAAGTACATCAGAATCAACAGGATCACGGTCAGGATCCTGACCAGACTTACGATACACATCAGCTTTTCGAAGTGCTTCAGTAATATTCATAAAACAGCTTAAATAATCCTTTTCAAAAAAATAATACAGACCCTTCATTTGGTATCCTAAATGATCATCAGGATCAATTTCAATCAGCTTTTCGATATACCCATAGGCCTCATCATGCCGATTGCATTGAAACAGATAAGCTGGGATGTGACGAAGCGGCAACGCATCATCAGGGTTTAAGCTATGTGCCTTTATATAATAGTTGAGTGCCGTTTCAAAGTCCTTATTACCTTCTGCATAAGCATTTCCCGCAATGTGTAAAAATGATGTATTTTCCGGGTGCCATTTCAAGCCATCATTCGCAACCTCGATACACAAATCAAATTTATCGGTAAGCGAGCACACAAAACATAACATGGCATAAGGCTCAATTTCCCAGGGCGTTTCTTCCACCATCTCCTTCAGGATCTGAATACAGGCTTCATAATCCTTTTTTTCAAATAATTCCGTTGCCAAACCATACTTTTCCTCATCAGATTCGGGGAACTCACCTCCGAGGGTGAGGATGACGGATTGCTCCTCAAACACGAACGCCGGATGTTTTCCGGCCCGGCCAAAATAGGCTTCCATAGCCGCTTGCAAAGCCTGCCTATCCCCCTCGGTCACATCCGGAAATAACTGATAAATAAAATCATCCAGCGCGTGCGTAATCGTCTTCATGTTGAGATTGGTTCAGTGAAAAGTAAGAGTAAGAGTCAGAATAAGAACCCAAAATAGGGAATTGAAACCGGAATCAGCCCCGGACAAACACCAATCCACAAAAAAACCACGACTCCCGCCCCCCTGCTCATTCCGGCCTGTTTATTTTTTTGGGAAAACTCCGAGAGCATCAAGGTCAGCAGTGCGGTTTCCACACCCCCTTAATCGGTCTCACAGCCCCTTGCTTTTTGATTCAGGCGCTCCGGGACGATACCCGCCTCCGTGCCTGGGGGAGTTGCTTCTTTGCTTGTTTGGGGCTTCAGGCGTTGACTTAATTATCCTGTTCATCCTGCAAGTCTAAAAATCCGCGTTCCAACAGCGACGTAGTACCCTTCGCGCCCTTCGTTCAGGATGACACACTCCCTTTGCGACAAACGGCGCGGCCCTCCGCGTCGGGTTTTCAGAATACCCCCCTGTCATCCTGAGCGCAGCGGAGGCGGAGTCGAATGATCTCCTTATTGAAGGCTACTACTACCAACAGTCCCGCAAAGTGAGGCATCCGGGTTTCGGGGTTTTTCGGGAGCTATTCGCGGCCTCTGCCTTTGGTCAGTACCCCACCGCCTGACCATCCGCGCGCGACTCGCTTCCGCCCACATATACGCCGAGCTCGTGATTGCGCAGGATGCCCTGAAAGCGGCCGTAGAAGCCGCCGCCGATTTCGACTTTGTGCCCCATCGCGCGCAGGGCTTCGACGATTGCAGGATCGATATCGCTTTCGAAGCGCACGAGGCCGCCGTCTTTGAGGTAGTCGCCCCAGGCTTCGGTGGGCTCGGTCGAGTTGGTGTGCAGCCAGCGGATGGCGTCGCTTGCTTCCTGCACGTTCATGCCGAAATCAATCATGTTGACCAAAATCTGCACATGACCCATCGGCTGAAATTCGCCGCCCATCACGCCGAGGGTGAACCAGGGCTTGCCGTCTTTCATCACGAAGCCGGGGATGATGGTGTGAAAGGGCCGTTTGCCGGGCTCGTAAACATTGGGGTGTGCGGGATCGAGGGAGAACAGCTCGCCCCGGTTCTGGAAACTGAAGCCCGTGCCGGGCACCACAAAACCGGTGCCCATGCCACGGAAATTGCTCTGAATCAGGGAGACCATGTTGCCCTCGCGGTCAGCCGTTGTGAGAAAAATCGTACCGCCGTCGCGCAGGCCTTCGATGCCGCTCGTGACCCGCTCAAGGGCGCGGTCGCTGATGAGGGCGCGCCGCTCCGCCGCGTACTCTTTGCTGATGAGGCGCTCAAAGGGCAGATCGTTAAAATCGGGGTCGGAGTAAAATTTCGCGCGGTCTTCGAAGGCGAGCTTCTTGGCTTCGATCATCAGATGCAGCGCCTCCGGACTGTTGAAGCCCATTTCGGATAAGTCGTAGCCTTCCAGAATGTTGAGCATTTGCAGCACCGCGGTGCCCTGATTGTTTTGCCCGATCTGATGGACTTCGTAGCCGCGGTAGGTTGTGCTGAGGGTTTCGATCCATTCGGAGCGGTGCTGATCGAAATCTTCGAAGCGGAGATAGCCGCCGTGCTCACGCATGAAAGCGTCAATTTTGCGCGCGATTTCCCCGCGGTAGAACACATCGCGGCCCTGCTCGCCGAGCAGCCGGTAGGTATTGCCGAGGTCAGGATTCCGCATGATCTCCCCTTTTTCAGGACCGCGTCCGTCGATGGTGAAGGTCTCGATGAAGGCTCCGACGCGGTTGGCGAGGATGCGCGCACTGCGGCGCCAGGCGTCAGCGATGACCTCCGGCACAGGGAAACCGTTTTCCGCATAGTGCACAGAGGGCGCGAGGATGTCGGCCATCGGCAGGCTCCCGAAGCGCTCGTGCAGCTCGAACCAGCCGTCAATCGCGCCGGGCACGGAAACAGAGAGCAGAGATGAAGGCGGGATGCGGGTTTCTTCCATCGCCTCGAGTTCGGCCATAAGCTGCTCGTAGGAGAGCCCGAGGGGCGAGCGCCCGCTTGCGTTAATCGCGTAGAGCTGCTGCGATTCCTCGTGCCATAAAATCGCGAACAGGTCGCCGCCGATGCCGTTTCCGGTCGGCTCCATCAGTCCCATCGCAGCATTCGTTGCAATCGCCGCATCAATCGCGTTGCCGCCCTGCATCAGGATTTGCAGGCCGACCTGCGCCGCAAGGGGATGGCTCGTTGCGACCATGCCGTTTGCGGCAACAACTTCGCTGCGGGTTATAAAATGCTCGTTCAGGCGGTCAAACTGCGCATCGGCCGTTTCATTAAACATAAGGAGGAAAATGAGGGTGAGGAAAACAGACGAAATCAGGAAAAGTGTGCGCATAGCTTGCATGGGCATACCGTAAACTGTTGGTTATTTGTGTGATGCGAACAACAATAGCGCGCATCCTGTTTTAGCTCCGATAAGGTGAGGAATTGCGATGACTTTGGCAAGAAAGAAATGAACCCTCTGACCATATACCCATTCTTTTTCCTAAATCCGGGTTTTTGCGGGATTCACGGATATTCCGGCAGTATGTTAGCTACCGGATACGATACGCCCCATATTCCTCAAAATGCTGTTGGCATTCAGACTCAGGATTGAGCCTTAAGCACAAAGCATAAAGACTTACCTGCTGTCTGTTGGATGCAAAATTCCTCCGTCTTGACCCGCTTCCCTCAAATAAATGATCAGGTCAACTTTATAAAGTGTGCTCAGCATTAAGTTTTTTGAAGGCCGAACTTTCACATTCTATTAGCCCGGTTTCAGTTGCTTTTTGGGTTATCAGATATTGAGGCATCCTGTGATTCATTTGACTTTGCACGTTCTCTGTTTTCGCGCCGTGCAGCAATGCTGTCCTTAACTATACTCCCGCCGAGGCCTCCCATTCCTAATCCGTAGAGCGTGCTTGTAGTCCAGTTTGAAGTAATAGCGCAGTTGCCGGTATTACAGCCAATAAAGAACCAATAAGCAAAACCTGCAATACCACCTATCAGCAGGCCAGCTATGATAATCAGCAAATTTTTGTTCATAAACGTAGTTTTATGGATTTGATTAAATAACTATGCAGTAATATAAGGCAGATCTATGGGAAATAAAAGCTGTCCGGTCACCGACATTCAGTTGCTTTTAGGCAACAATTCGTTCTTATTTTACCAAAACGCATAAAAAAACCGCATACTTATGCGGTGCATAAAGTTCAGAAACCTGATATACTATTCAAATAGCCAATAACAATTCAGACAGGCTACCGGGTCTCCCAAGCATATCAACATTACAGGTTCAGTATTAGCCCGCATTATTCACTAATAAACAAGTTTTATTTGCTAAATGTATGTTTAAATTTGGCTTAGTGAAAAACACCAGTAGGCCAAATTTGAGTATGGTGTTAAGACTGCGAAATTTCCCCGCTGGCGGCGTTGAAGCTGAAAACTCATGCTCAGGGTACTAAGGTACCCCTCCGCTGAGTTTTCAACTTCGCCTTGCCAGCAAGAAAATTTCTTGGTGAATAATGCGGGTTAGATAGCTGAGTGCATTGCTGTCAGGTCAAACTGCCTGCAGCCTCAGCCTGTTTAGCGCAATTTGTGGGGTTCTGAATCTTACAGACAGACTCCGGCATTTGAATATGGTCCAATAAAAAAATATACAGCGTGCAGTCCCTGACCGGACTGCACATTTTTTTTTGGTTCATATTGAACAAAGAGCATCCCCGGATATTCACAATAATACTTAATGGTCGTAAATCCGGTAAGGGCAAGTTTATCACCTGTGCGCACAGAGGTCTTTGACTGCACTTCTCTGCTTTTTTTGAGACAGCACTTATAGCAACTGCAAGCTGACGCATTTTACTGCTCGATGCAGCAAGTATCAAAGGCTGCAACTCCCTCAGCTTAGCCACTATTCCTACAGATGAGCTGCCAACCGGGTAAAGCGATTCAGATTTTTTACAGGCAAAAAAAAGACCGCCTCGCTTAGTAAAGCTGCGGTCTTTTTATTTGAAATGGTTTAAAACGAGGCAATGATACAATCTGTCGTTAAACTTTACTCATTGCCCGGGTTCGATTATTCTATGCTTGAAGGAAGTTCATCGGGAATAGTGCCAAACTCAAGTTCATAGGCGCCGTCAGCAACAGGCTGATCCGTTTCAGCAATAATCTCTCCGTCTGAGAGCAACGCAAGGTTAACTGCTTCAACGTCGCCAATCGGACCAAGAATAATACCAAATCCTACAAAATCCGAACCTTCAACATTATATTCAAATAAACCGGATTGCGGAATGGTAATGGTTTCAGAATTAAAGTCACCCGTGTTACCGTCCCAGGTATAGTAGGTCAGGAAAAAAGCACTTTCCGCAGGTGCCTGCACTTCAATGGTAAGATCGCCATCAAGCCCCGGCTCACTGTCACTGCCTGAAGAAGAGCAGCCTGACAGGATGAGTGCGAGCAAAAGCGTCGTAAAAATACTGATTGAAAGATATTTCATAAGAATAGTTCTTTTGGATTTGTATTTGATTGGGATCGAATGAATTAGAACATAGAAATTATGTATTGAAAAAACAAATTTTACAATAAAACACGCTGATACGTCGAATAAAGTGACTTTCATATGTAAATAATTTTCAACTACAACATATCTGATATCCGATATGTACTACCAATTATAAGTGCAGAAGTCAGGGCTTGGGTCCTCTGATACGATACTACCTCACGGTACCCTTCTGCAGGTGTAATGGGGCTCTTCAGCGCACCGTGACTTTTTCACAAAATGAAAAACCCCGCCGGAATCAGATGATTCCTGACGGGGCTTTCGGGCGGGAAAGATTCCGGTTTGCTGTGCTGTACCATGGTGCTGCCTGCTGTTAGTCTGCACACAGCGAAGCGGCACCAAGCGTTTCGGCTATTTCACGAGTAACATTTTGTTTGTGAAGGTCTGACCGTTGGCTTGCATGCGCACAATATACACGCCGCTTGTAAGTCTTGAGCCGTCAAAAACTGCCGTGTGTGTTCCGACGGTTTGCAGGCCGTTGTGCAACAGCGCAACGCGCTGACCCAGTACGTTGAAGACTTCGAGACGTACATCGGTGGTTTCGCCTACTTCATAGCGGACATTGGTTGTCGGGTTGAACGGGTTCGGGTAGTTTTGCAGGAGTCCGAATCCGGCAGGCTGCTCGAGCTGATCTTCATCACGAATTCCGACCGGCGTGAGGCCGCCTTCCGGCAGCTCGACGAGCTCCGTGGTGTAGATCACGAACTCGCCGGGTTCGAGTACGACAGGCTCGTTGGTAGCGCTGAATTCGCGCGCTTCCTGCGCAAAGTAGTCGTACCACAGGCCCGTGTGCTGCAAATTGGCGTCAACTGTGCGCTGCTGAACATCAAAGTTACCGATGATAGCGACGTTCATGCTCTCATGGTTGAGCCATATCCGTTTTACAGAGGGCTGAAGATCGAGGGATACGTCTTCGGTGCGGAATGCTTCGCTGCTTTGGCGCAGGTGAATAATAGCGCGCCAGGTGTTGTAAAGCTCCACGCGAACAGGGTCTGCAAGGTAATCATCCCACATAACGGGCATGGGCGCGGTGCGGTTCGGCCCGGTCTCATCGAGCGGGATGTCATAGCCCAGCTCCCCAAATTGCCAGAGCATTTTAGGACCCGGAATGGTAAAGAAAAAGGCACCGGCCAACATCTGACGCCCCATAGCGGTTTCAAAATCACGGATGTCATAGCCACCGGAGGAGCGCCCGAACTGAAGGTTACGGTACATCAGGCGCTGCTCGTCATGGCTTTCCATGTAGCCCACAAGGTTAGGCGCACTCCAGCCGCGGGACTGATGGAAGACGCCCGAGAAGTTCGACTGATTATTGCTGTGCCAGCCCATGGTAGCTTCATTGTAATTGAAGTTCATATTACCCCAAAGAAGCATGCCCGGCCGGCCTTCGTTGCGGCGCCAGTTTGAAAGCTCCATCTCTTCACTGTTGGCGGTGAAGTGCTCGAGTACAATCCAAAAATCCGGATCAATTTCCCAGATGGCATCTGCCATGCGCTTGAGGTTGGCGATGCGTTGCGCGTTGTAGCCGTGGTAGTTCTGATTGTTGAAGTTGGTCGCAAACCCTTTGGTGAGGTCGAAGCGGAACCCGTCAACACGGAATTCCTCAATCCAAAACGCGTTGGCACGGTCCATCCAGTATTTAATTTTCGGATGATCGTGATTCAGGTGGTTAAACACGTTAAACTCGTGCCCCGGGCCAATCAGCGGGTTGTTCTGATGACCGTAGAGACCGATCAGCGGAGACAGGTCGGTCGCATGGTTGTATACAACGTCGAGCAGCACGGCCATGCCGCGGGAGTGGGCTTCATCAATCAGGCGCTTAAGCTCGAAGGCCGGGCCGTAGGATTTCTCGACGGCGAGATGGAAGTTCGGGTTGTAGCCCCAGCTGATGTTGCCGTCAAAATTAGATACGGGCATGAGTTCGAGGGCATTGATACCAAGCCGCTGCAGGTAATCCAGCGAATCCGCTACATTGCGATAGGTGCTTTCGTCCAGCCAGTCACGGATGAGCAACTCGTATTTGATCATATCGCGGTGATCAATGCGCTCATAATCAGTTGTTTGCCACTCGTATTGCGGGGCAGCGGTCTGCAGAATGGAAACCATGCCGCTTGTTTTACCGGTGGGATAGGGCATCAGGTTCGGATAAACCTCTTCACTGATAAAGCGGTCATTCCAGGGATCGAGCACTTTGTGGGAATAAAGCTCTCCGATGCGGCGCTCTCCTTCTACCAGATACTGAAAGCCGTACTCAACACCAGGCGTAAGGTCTGTAACGGTCGTCCAGAACATCACGCTGTCCGGGTTCACTGTGTGACGGTTCATGAAAAACTCCGGACGAATTTCCCATTCGGTGAAATCGCCGATGACGT
This genomic stretch from Cyclonatronum proteinivorum harbors:
- a CDS encoding tetratricopeptide repeat protein codes for the protein MKTITHALDDFIYQLFPDVTEGDRQALQAAMEAYFGRAGKHPAFVFEEQSVILTLGGEFPESDEEKYGLATELFEKKDYEACIQILKEMVEETPWEIEPYAMLCFVCSLTDKFDLCIEVANDGLKWHPENTSFLHIAGNAYAEGNKDFETALNYYIKAHSLNPDDALPLRHIPAYLFQCNRHDEAYGYIEKLIEIDPDDHLGYQMKGLYYFFEKDYLSCFMNITEALRKADVYRKSGQDPDRDPVDSDVLVKMAAKSAENYSEGVDWDDFTDKIKDEMVSKLGVDIRFDLYEEENPEFMPGLERAAAHGRDYHLIRYMDSKFTSLYMMMSQLIHLEFSEAAVKDSVYRVFSLPLDKVFKYVGRFTKFFAKKARRSDLDQFEENLFSAVRLLQLTVTETALFVIINETLYQRYKTFRPFLFITLKAKIDYLIYEFNKNDFSKNLPADMMSVLNMYHLVYVLHFKKLFGVDYLKDFRFKKHELNRAIVWFDEALGLFRKREPGEEFDLIEFWAEDVKLDRYLEIREVRG
- the ggt gene encoding gamma-glutamyltransferase: MPMQAMRTLFLISSVFLTLIFLLMFNETADAQFDRLNEHFITRSEVVAANGMVATSHPLAAQVGLQILMQGGNAIDAAIATNAAMGLMEPTGNGIGGDLFAILWHEESQQLYAINASGRSPLGLSYEQLMAELEAMEETRIPPSSLLSVSVPGAIDGWFELHERFGSLPMADILAPSVHYAENGFPVPEVIADAWRRSARILANRVGAFIETFTIDGRGPEKGEIMRNPDLGNTYRLLGEQGRDVFYRGEIARKIDAFMREHGGYLRFEDFDQHRSEWIETLSTTYRGYEVHQIGQNNQGTAVLQMLNILEGYDLSEMGFNSPEALHLMIEAKKLAFEDRAKFYSDPDFNDLPFERLISKEYAAERRALISDRALERVTSGIEGLRDGGTIFLTTADREGNMVSLIQSNFRGMGTGFVVPGTGFSFQNRGELFSLDPAHPNVYEPGKRPFHTIIPGFVMKDGKPWFTLGVMGGEFQPMGHVQILVNMIDFGMNVQEASDAIRWLHTNSTEPTEAWGDYLKDGGLVRFESDIDPAIVEALRAMGHKVEIGGGFYGRFQGILRNHELGVYVGGSESRADGQAVGY
- the clpB gene encoding ATP-dependent chaperone ClpB, giving the protein MNLNKFTIKAQEALQAAFQKAADRQQQAVEPEHILAALLDDKEGLSLTLLKKAGIDPNYVIQKLGEHLAKLPTVKGASVSGQYPGNDTKALLDTAAKLASKMGDDYISSEHILLGIMEHNFTASRLLKDQGLTKDQVMNVLKEVRGSNRVDDPNAESRYQSLQKYTRDLNELAERNKLDPVIGRDQEIRRVMQILNRRTKNNPVLIGEPGVGKTAIAEGIALRIVTGDVPEDLKSKRIFSLDMGALIAGAKYRGEFEDRLKAVVKEVTEAAGEIILFIDEIHTLVGAGASEGAMDAANILKPALARGELRAIGATTLSEYRKFIEKDKALERRLQTVFVGEPSPEDTISILRGLKERYELHHGVRITDAAIISAAELSHRYISDRFLPDKAIDLIDEAASRLRIQIDSLPEELDSIERQIRQLEIEREAIKRENDTAKLEAIARELAALNEKQNSLKAHWSAERELIKKTQELKQAVETAKLEAERAERAGNYEKVAELRYGTVTQLERDLQLTKEQLAVQQKDKAMLKEEVDAEEIADIVSRWTGIPVSRMLQSERQKLIMMEEHLHKRVIGQDPAIEAVSNAVRRSRSGLQDEGRPVGSFIFLGSTGVGKTELARSLADYLFDDENAMVRIDMSEYMERHSVSRLIGAPPGYVGYDEGGQLTEAVRRKPYSVVLLDEIEKAHADVFNVLLQVLDEGRLTDNKGVTVNFTNTIIIMTSNIGSHLIQQRIEQKGGELDESEYERLQNELYAQLKQTIRPEFLNRIDDVIVFHPLGRDHLRKVVDIQLGRVHKLLQRNGVELRVPNSVKDWLAARGYDPTFGARPLKRLIQKEVVNELAKLLIRRSGEEKAVFDVHLSKTRDGLEFAEVIEDVEAWVE